A region of Dermabacter vaginalis DNA encodes the following proteins:
- a CDS encoding SDR family NAD(P)-dependent oxidoreductase, producing the protein MKNTTSPKGLRGKVAFVTGASGALGSDTARALSARGIRLALLGRNTEKLEALARELGGPEKALAIEMNVRNLASVEAAAKNAAEHFGGIDIVVAGAGMVTTELVENYSATGFVDDIDTNLNGVWRTIKATLPYVRESKGHICIIASLASFIHMPEMSAYSASKAGVLALANSLRLELDGSSVTVGTIHPSFFESALGNALTTSPLLNRASGNFGGLFTPIKREDVVAAIAKNIERRSRVAVLPKAFSALALVPGLGQRVIEPYLTHNLRKTAQKLSH; encoded by the coding sequence ATGAAGAACACCACGTCGCCGAAGGGCCTCCGTGGCAAGGTCGCGTTCGTGACGGGAGCATCTGGTGCGCTCGGTTCCGACACCGCCCGAGCACTCAGCGCTCGTGGCATTCGGCTTGCCCTTCTCGGCCGCAACACCGAGAAACTCGAGGCACTCGCCCGCGAACTGGGAGGGCCCGAAAAGGCTCTCGCGATCGAGATGAACGTGCGTAACCTCGCCTCGGTCGAAGCCGCCGCGAAGAATGCCGCCGAGCATTTCGGTGGCATCGATATTGTCGTGGCAGGGGCAGGCATGGTGACGACCGAACTTGTCGAGAACTACTCGGCAACGGGTTTCGTGGACGACATTGATACGAACCTCAACGGTGTGTGGCGCACCATCAAAGCCACTCTCCCCTATGTGCGCGAGTCGAAGGGCCACATCTGCATCATTGCCTCGCTTGCCTCCTTCATTCACATGCCCGAGATGTCGGCGTACTCGGCCTCGAAGGCCGGCGTTCTCGCGCTCGCGAATTCGCTTAGGCTTGAGCTCGATGGGAGCTCAGTCACCGTCGGAACCATTCACCCCTCGTTCTTCGAGTCCGCGCTTGGCAATGCACTCACGACCTCACCGCTTCTCAACCGCGCAAGCGGGAACTTCGGCGGGCTCTTCACACCGATCAAACGCGAGGACGTCGTAGCCGCGATCGCCAAAAACATCGAGCGGCGCTCACGGGTTGCGGTGCTACCGAAGGCGTTTTCGGCACTCGCACTCGTGCCTGGTCTCGGCCAGCGCGTGATCGAACCGTACCTCACGCACAATCTTCGAAAGACGGCTCAGAAACTCTCGCATTAG
- a CDS encoding pyrimidine dimer DNA glycosylase/endonuclease V, with the protein MRLWSLHPRYLDRMALVACWREALLAQKALAGLTTGYTKHPQLERFRESENPEASIGAFLTGIALEADSRGYTFNHSKIHVPGHLDGALSVTTGQLAYEAEHLRRKVRERAPQWQGLPLEGNRLESHPLFRVQEGRLESWERP; encoded by the coding sequence ATGCGACTCTGGTCGCTCCACCCGCGCTACCTCGACCGCATGGCACTTGTGGCCTGCTGGCGTGAGGCTCTTCTTGCGCAGAAGGCGCTTGCGGGCCTCACGACGGGATACACGAAGCATCCCCAACTCGAGCGCTTCCGTGAAAGCGAAAATCCCGAGGCCAGCATCGGGGCGTTCCTTACGGGAATCGCGCTCGAAGCGGACAGCCGCGGCTACACGTTCAATCATTCGAAGATTCACGTGCCGGGCCACCTCGATGGCGCCCTCTCGGTGACGACCGGTCAACTCGCGTACGAAGCTGAGCACTTGCGACGCAAAGTGCGCGAACGCGCCCCGCAGTGGCAGGGACTCCCACTAGAGGGAAATAGGCTTGAATCGCACCCACTTTTCCGGGTGCAGGAAGGACGTCTCGAATCGTGGGAGAGACCGTGA
- a CDS encoding CocE/NonD family hydrolase, with amino-acid sequence MKYIDDFPYDVKIVEDWIPLSDGTKLWMKAFMPVTDEKVPALLEYLPYRAGDWTAPRDHERHPYYAGHGYASIRVDIRGHGNSDGVPGDEYDEQELSDGEEVLAWIAEQEWCTGDVGMFGISWGGFNSLQLAARKPPQLKAIVTTCSTDDRYDNDVHYLGGSMLAVDMHAWAATMLAFESRPSDPRVVGERWKDQWLDRLNTMEPYIDEWMRHQTRDEYWKHGSACEDYDNIDAAVFAVGGWFDPYRDTVLRLCENLTSRGKSVKGLIGPWSHQYPDRDLRPGPHIDFLGETLRFWDLHLKGKNTGFDEEPLLRAWMLDSMRPSSVYDEVGGAWVAEESWNTDERPKERFTFASANAFPAAERSGSEIRVKSPQDAGMSAGRYFPFGNAGDLPTDQRVDDAKSACFDFVLKSDVRILGNASLRLRVKSAHPKGQAYVRLTDVAPDGSSTLVTRGNMNFSAREGRDKAVEMPTDEWVDLTIPLTGIGYVVPKGHTLRVAISSAYWPWVWPQPGADGFSLDIEKSALDVPVRENPVEGSAAASRDAAVGFGEAVQPTPLDVKYPEAGRAGASRPERLVQQDVVKRETMLQVDPAYGGTRVYPDGLHYDEDTVERYWITWDDPLSARTEAVWNVGLRRPDLDWDVSLTATTRITCSADSFTTESIVECRDSGEVVFEKRWSEKIPRIAS; translated from the coding sequence ATGAAGTACATCGATGATTTCCCCTATGACGTGAAGATTGTGGAGGATTGGATTCCTCTTTCGGACGGCACGAAGCTGTGGATGAAAGCGTTCATGCCCGTCACCGATGAGAAGGTTCCCGCTCTCCTCGAATACTTGCCTTACCGCGCGGGTGACTGGACTGCGCCACGCGACCACGAGCGTCACCCCTACTACGCGGGCCACGGCTACGCCTCGATCCGCGTGGACATTCGCGGCCACGGCAACTCCGATGGCGTGCCCGGCGACGAATACGACGAGCAGGAACTGAGCGACGGCGAAGAAGTGCTCGCGTGGATCGCCGAGCAGGAGTGGTGCACGGGCGACGTTGGCATGTTCGGTATCTCGTGGGGCGGCTTCAATTCGCTCCAGCTCGCCGCGCGTAAGCCACCGCAGCTCAAGGCGATCGTGACCACGTGCTCGACGGACGACCGCTACGACAATGACGTGCACTACCTCGGCGGCTCGATGCTGGCCGTGGACATGCACGCCTGGGCGGCGACGATGCTCGCGTTCGAGTCACGCCCGTCGGATCCGCGCGTGGTGGGCGAGCGCTGGAAGGACCAGTGGCTCGATCGCCTCAACACGATGGAGCCGTACATTGACGAGTGGATGCGCCACCAGACTCGCGACGAGTACTGGAAGCACGGCTCCGCCTGCGAGGACTACGACAACATCGACGCGGCAGTGTTCGCCGTCGGTGGATGGTTTGACCCGTACCGCGACACGGTTCTTCGCCTGTGCGAGAACCTCACGTCGCGCGGCAAGAGCGTCAAGGGGCTCATCGGCCCGTGGTCGCACCAGTACCCGGATCGCGACCTGCGCCCCGGCCCCCACATCGACTTCCTCGGGGAGACGCTCCGCTTCTGGGATCTTCACCTCAAAGGAAAGAACACGGGCTTCGACGAAGAGCCGCTGCTTCGCGCGTGGATGCTCGATTCGATGCGCCCGAGTTCGGTCTATGACGAAGTGGGCGGCGCCTGGGTGGCCGAAGAGTCGTGGAACACCGACGAGCGCCCCAAGGAGCGTTTCACTTTCGCGTCGGCAAACGCATTCCCGGCGGCGGAACGTTCGGGCAGCGAGATCCGTGTCAAGAGTCCGCAGGATGCGGGCATGAGCGCGGGCCGCTATTTCCCCTTCGGCAACGCGGGCGATCTGCCCACCGATCAGCGCGTCGACGATGCGAAGAGCGCATGCTTCGACTTCGTTCTTAAAAGCGACGTGCGGATCCTCGGCAATGCCTCACTTCGCTTGCGCGTCAAGTCGGCGCATCCGAAGGGCCAGGCCTACGTTCGCCTGACCGACGTTGCCCCGGATGGCTCCTCCACTCTTGTCACGCGCGGGAACATGAACTTCTCCGCTCGCGAGGGGCGCGACAAGGCCGTCGAGATGCCTACCGACGAATGGGTGGACCTCACCATCCCCCTCACGGGCATCGGCTACGTGGTCCCGAAGGGCCACACGCTGCGCGTGGCAATCTCGAGTGCCTATTGGCCGTGGGTCTGGCCTCAGCCGGGGGCCGACGGTTTCTCGCTCGATATCGAGAAGAGCGCCCTCGATGTTCCCGTGCGCGAGAACCCGGTCGAAGGCTCGGCCGCGGCGTCGCGCGATGCAGCCGTCGGATTCGGCGAAGCCGTGCAGCCCACTCCCCTCGACGTGAAGTATCCGGAGGCCGGAAGGGCCGGGGCGAGCAGGCCCGAGCGGCTTGTGCAGCAGGATGTGGTGAAGCGCGAGACGATGCTCCAGGTCGATCCCGCGTACGGTGGCACTCGTGTGTATCCCGATGGTTTGCACTACGACGAGGATACGGTCGAACGCTACTGGATCACGTGGGACGATCCTCTTTCGGCGCGTACCGAGGCCGTGTGGAACGTCGGTCTCAGGCGCCCGGATCTCGATTGGGACGTGTCCCTGACCGCGACGACGCGCATCACGTGCTCGGCAGACTCGTTCACGACCGAGTCGATCGTTGAATGCCGCGATTCGGGCGAGGTCGTGTTTGAGAAGCGGTGGAGCGAGAAGATCCCGAGGATCGCTTCGTAA
- a CDS encoding peptide MFS transporter codes for MDNPASTAGDRFVREAERDRAVQQDRAFLGHPRGLATLFGLEIWERFSYLGFQAILALYFADAIANGGMGFEEGVASSIVAAYGALVYLLSIVGAWIADRIIGTYRTVLFGGIIIAAGHIFMGIPAAFSTWFGLALIVLGTGLLKPNVSTKVGELYSSEDERRDAGFSIYYSGINIGAFLGPIIAGWLGQEIGWHWGFGAAAVGMIAGVIQYVLGSTHLAGNEAAARIRAAFRADRGFWATIGLIAAAVIAAALFTVLAEDGINALVNVISIVSAIVPIVMLVLMARSPKVTKAERANLMPYSLLLIALVAYNLMYFQTGNTLNFMALNRTENSLFGWGYPSTWYISLTAIVEIIMGPVLALLWVKLGKRQPHVAAKVGLGTVFGGAAFLVVALGASVSGEAAMLSAIWLVICYIFLGLGDLVLQTSGMSATTKLAPRAFASQTMAVWFAAMALSQGIQAQIVKFFDYDNAALYFGIQGALVVAYGVFLMAITPWLKKRMTLVG; via the coding sequence ATGGACAACCCCGCATCCACCGCAGGGGACCGCTTTGTGCGTGAGGCCGAGCGAGATCGCGCTGTCCAACAGGACCGCGCGTTCCTCGGCCACCCCCGCGGCCTTGCAACGCTCTTCGGTCTCGAGATCTGGGAGCGCTTCTCCTACCTCGGTTTCCAGGCGATCCTCGCCCTCTACTTCGCCGATGCCATTGCGAATGGCGGCATGGGCTTCGAGGAGGGCGTCGCCTCGAGCATCGTCGCCGCCTACGGCGCACTCGTATATCTCCTCTCCATCGTGGGCGCGTGGATTGCGGATCGCATCATCGGCACCTATCGCACGGTACTTTTCGGAGGCATCATCATTGCCGCCGGACACATCTTCATGGGCATCCCCGCGGCCTTCTCCACCTGGTTTGGTCTCGCCCTGATCGTTCTCGGTACGGGTCTGCTCAAGCCGAATGTCTCGACCAAGGTCGGTGAGCTCTACTCGAGCGAGGATGAGCGCCGCGACGCTGGCTTCTCCATCTATTACTCCGGCATCAATATCGGTGCGTTCCTTGGCCCCATCATCGCCGGCTGGCTTGGCCAGGAGATCGGTTGGCACTGGGGCTTCGGTGCAGCTGCCGTGGGCATGATCGCCGGTGTCATCCAGTACGTGCTCGGCTCCACGCATCTCGCGGGTAACGAGGCGGCAGCTCGCATCCGCGCCGCCTTCCGTGCCGACCGCGGCTTCTGGGCAACAATTGGGCTCATCGCGGCTGCGGTGATCGCCGCGGCTCTTTTCACGGTCCTTGCGGAAGACGGAATCAATGCCCTCGTGAACGTCATCTCGATCGTGAGTGCGATCGTGCCGATCGTCATGCTTGTGCTCATGGCCCGCTCCCCCAAGGTCACGAAGGCTGAGCGCGCGAACCTCATGCCGTATTCGCTCTTGCTCATTGCCCTCGTGGCGTACAACCTCATGTACTTCCAGACGGGCAATACGCTCAACTTCATGGCGCTCAACCGCACCGAGAACTCTCTGTTCGGTTGGGGCTACCCCTCGACGTGGTACATCTCCCTCACCGCGATCGTCGAGATCATCATGGGCCCGGTTCTCGCCCTCCTGTGGGTCAAGCTCGGTAAGCGCCAGCCGCACGTGGCGGCGAAAGTTGGCCTTGGCACCGTGTTCGGTGGTGCCGCCTTCCTCGTGGTGGCCCTCGGCGCGAGCGTGAGTGGCGAAGCGGCGATGCTCTCGGCGATCTGGCTCGTGATCTGCTATATCTTCCTCGGTCTCGGTGATCTCGTGCTTCAAACGAGCGGCATGAGTGCCACAACGAAGCTCGCCCCGCGCGCCTTCGCTTCGCAGACGATGGCCGTGTGGTTTGCAGCGATGGCTCTTTCGCAGGGCATCCAGGCGCAGATCGTGAAGTTTTTCGATTACGACAACGCGGCGCTCTACTTTGGCATCCAAGGTGCGCTCGTCGTGGCCTATGGCGTTTTCCTCATGGCCATCACGCCATGGCTCAAGAAGCGCATGACCCTCGTGGGCTAA
- a CDS encoding cation transporter, giving the protein MGETVNAPDLDTRARRIILIVALLNLAGCLGEAILAFAIGSASLLADAADFLEDFLINSLVLLALSWSLSSRRKASYALAGLILIPAGAAFAMAIHKILTGLPPEPFALSGTALAALVINACCAVLLVSLRTGHSALVRGAWLAARNDVLANVLIIAAGLVTLVWHSVLPDVAVGIVIGLVNLGAAKEVFEQARAEEPELEA; this is encoded by the coding sequence GTGGGAGAGACCGTGAACGCCCCGGACCTTGACACTCGTGCGCGGCGAATAATACTGATCGTCGCGCTCCTCAACCTCGCTGGCTGCCTCGGCGAGGCGATACTCGCCTTCGCGATTGGCTCCGCCTCCCTGCTTGCCGATGCTGCGGACTTCCTCGAGGACTTCCTCATCAACTCGCTCGTGCTGCTTGCTCTCTCGTGGTCGCTCAGCAGTAGACGCAAAGCGTCTTACGCGCTTGCCGGACTCATTTTGATCCCCGCGGGGGCCGCGTTTGCGATGGCGATTCACAAGATCCTCACGGGACTGCCGCCCGAACCGTTTGCGCTCTCCGGAACGGCCCTGGCAGCGCTCGTGATTAACGCCTGCTGTGCCGTGCTCCTCGTAAGCCTGCGCACGGGCCACAGTGCTCTCGTTCGTGGCGCATGGCTCGCTGCCCGCAACGACGTGCTTGCGAACGTGCTCATCATCGCCGCGGGGCTCGTGACTCTCGTGTGGCATTCGGTTCTCCCCGATGTCGCGGTCGGCATCGTCATCGGGCTCGTCAATCTTGGTGCGGCAAAAGAGGTGTTCGAGCAGGCCCGAGCGGAGGAGCCGGAGCTGGAAGCTTAG
- the aspS gene encoding aspartate--tRNA ligase gives MLRTHRAGDLREDHIGQDVTLTGWIGRRRDHGGVAFLDLRDASGIAQVVVREEDAHHLRNEFVLKVTGKVERRPEGNENPALPTGDIEVIASEVEVLNPAAPLPFQLDEHSEVGEEARLRYRYLDMRRAETSYALRLRSKANQAAREVLLNEDFVEIETPTLTRSTPEGARDFLVPARLAPGSWYALPQSPQLFKQLLMVGGMERYFQLARCYRDEDFRADRQPEFTQLDVEMSFADQEDVIALAEKVLVNVWKQIGYDIETPIKRLTYRDSMARYGSDKPDLRFDLEITEMTEYFQNTPFRVFQAPYVGAIVMKGGASQPRRTLDAWQEFAKQRGAKGLAYVLFQEDGSLGGPVAKNLSDDEKAGLAEKVGASAGDCVFFAAGDAKSSRALLGAVRNEIGDRLGLINPDEFAFVWVVDAPMFEPAGDAEAAGDVAVGHGEWTAVHHAFTSPKPEFLDTFDTDPGSALSYGYDIVCNGNEIGGGSIRIHQADVQQRVFNLMGIGEEEAQEKFGFLLEAFKFGAPPHGGIAFGWDRIVSILAKTDSIRDVIAFPKTGNGYDPLTAAPAPITPQQRKEAGVDFKPEKKAKDKDSAKAEQASDTAK, from the coding sequence ATGCTTCGCACTCACCGCGCCGGTGATCTCAGGGAAGATCACATTGGCCAGGACGTCACTCTCACCGGCTGGATCGGAAGGCGCCGTGATCACGGCGGCGTGGCCTTCCTTGATCTGCGTGACGCGTCCGGCATTGCTCAGGTCGTCGTGCGCGAGGAAGATGCCCACCACCTCCGCAATGAATTTGTGCTCAAGGTGACCGGCAAGGTCGAGCGCCGCCCCGAAGGTAACGAGAACCCGGCCCTCCCCACGGGTGACATCGAGGTCATCGCAAGCGAGGTTGAGGTGCTCAACCCCGCGGCCCCGCTACCGTTCCAGCTCGATGAGCACAGCGAGGTTGGCGAAGAGGCGCGCCTTCGCTACCGCTACCTCGACATGCGTCGTGCGGAAACCTCATACGCGCTGCGCCTGCGCTCGAAGGCGAATCAGGCCGCGCGCGAGGTCCTCCTCAACGAAGACTTCGTCGAAATCGAAACCCCGACCCTCACCCGTTCGACGCCCGAGGGTGCGCGCGACTTTCTCGTGCCCGCGCGCCTCGCTCCCGGATCGTGGTACGCGCTTCCCCAGTCGCCGCAGCTGTTCAAGCAGCTGCTGATGGTTGGCGGTATGGAACGCTACTTCCAGCTCGCCCGCTGCTACCGCGATGAAGACTTCCGCGCGGATCGCCAGCCGGAGTTCACGCAGCTCGACGTCGAGATGAGCTTCGCGGATCAGGAAGACGTCATCGCGCTCGCCGAGAAGGTTCTCGTAAACGTGTGGAAGCAGATCGGTTACGACATCGAGACCCCGATCAAGCGCCTCACCTACCGCGACTCCATGGCGCGCTACGGCTCCGACAAGCCCGACCTGCGCTTCGATCTCGAGATCACCGAGATGACCGAATACTTCCAGAACACGCCTTTCCGCGTGTTCCAAGCCCCTTACGTTGGCGCGATCGTCATGAAAGGCGGCGCGTCGCAGCCCCGCCGCACCCTCGACGCGTGGCAGGAATTCGCGAAGCAACGCGGCGCGAAGGGCCTCGCCTACGTTCTCTTCCAGGAAGACGGTTCGCTTGGCGGCCCCGTCGCCAAGAACCTCTCCGACGACGAGAAGGCCGGCCTCGCCGAAAAGGTTGGTGCGAGTGCAGGCGACTGCGTGTTCTTCGCCGCGGGCGACGCCAAGAGCTCACGCGCGCTCCTCGGTGCCGTGCGCAACGAAATCGGTGACCGTCTCGGCCTCATCAACCCCGACGAGTTCGCCTTTGTGTGGGTCGTGGACGCGCCCATGTTTGAGCCCGCGGGCGACGCGGAAGCCGCGGGCGACGTTGCTGTGGGTCACGGCGAATGGACCGCCGTGCACCACGCCTTCACGTCCCCGAAGCCCGAGTTCCTCGACACCTTCGACACCGACCCGGGCTCGGCACTGAGCTACGGCTACGACATCGTGTGCAACGGCAACGAAATCGGTGGCGGTTCGATCCGTATCCACCAGGCAGACGTGCAGCAGCGCGTCTTCAATCTCATGGGCATCGGAGAAGAGGAAGCGCAGGAGAAGTTTGGCTTCCTCCTCGAAGCCTTCAAATTCGGCGCACCGCCCCACGGCGGCATCGCGTTTGGCTGGGACCGCATCGTGTCGATCCTCGCGAAGACCGACTCGATTCGTGATGTCATCGCCTTCCCGAAGACCGGCAACGGCTATGACCCCTTGACCGCCGCTCCCGCGCCGATTACGCC
- a CDS encoding sigma factor-like helix-turn-helix DNA-binding protein yields the protein MAIEVKAERNGREWDATLTVDGEKIRIRARSFAEITALAERALGDAGHEGETLRVRTEYDDAKRGADQASAEAEAAAKMASEIRRSIIRKMRADGLSQEDVGAILGISRQRVSQLGG from the coding sequence ATGGCGATCGAGGTCAAAGCCGAGCGGAACGGGCGCGAATGGGACGCGACGCTTACCGTTGACGGCGAGAAGATCCGGATCCGCGCCCGATCATTTGCAGAGATCACAGCCCTCGCTGAACGTGCACTCGGTGATGCCGGCCACGAGGGAGAGACGCTCCGCGTGAGAACCGAGTACGACGACGCGAAGCGTGGCGCTGACCAGGCCAGTGCCGAAGCCGAAGCCGCTGCAAAAATGGCCTCGGAAATTCGCCGTTCAATCATTCGGAAAATGCGCGCAGACGGCCTCAGTCAAGAGGATGTAGGCGCGATTCTCGGGATCTCACGCCAACGTGTCTCGCAGTTGGGCGGCTAG
- a CDS encoding DEAD/DEAH box helicase translates to MTTDSTDRTETALENREEIAEALEMDGMAAPSPDSVEDAPNATDAPEASHDDERVRFDELGLPPELLAAVRDLGFTHPSPIQERAIPALLEGRSVLGVAQTGTGKTAAFGLPLLAEVRASRSATQGLVLAPTRELAMQVAEAIHSFATKLDGVNVVSVYGGAPYGPQERALARGAHVIVGTPGRVIDHLKRGNIVLDHLSTLVLDEADEMLRMGFAEDVDEILGFAPQKKRMALFSATMPPAIKRVAEEHMPDAVSVAVARQSTTVTSVEQTYAVVPFRHKTGALTRIVETTDADATIVFVRTRSAAEEVGTALIARGIVAATISGDVPQKERERIVERLRDGSLTVLVATDVAARGLDVERIGLVVNFDIPSEPEAYVHRIGRTGRAGRTGKALTFVAPHEKRKLRNIERTTRQELKEIQIPSPLDVSRHKMKKVLAEVPGRLEKGRLNLYFDLLNEFLAENNVSVEQVAAALGAMTVGDDGPRAHEDDFTGASFRDKGERGKGKDRNERRDRGEKRPRRSSAGFTTYRIAVGKNHGVRPQSIVGAIAGEGGLNGQDVGKIDLFPSFSLVELRDGVDEAALARIGRARVGGKPMRIQVDQGPKKGGKFKARKGRHFDDRGAKKSNRW, encoded by the coding sequence ATGACGACTGATAGCACCGACCGCACCGAAACCGCTCTCGAGAACCGCGAGGAAATTGCGGAAGCGCTCGAAATGGACGGCATGGCAGCTCCGAGCCCCGACAGTGTCGAAGACGCACCGAACGCGACCGACGCCCCCGAAGCCTCCCATGACGATGAGCGCGTCCGCTTCGACGAGCTCGGCCTTCCGCCCGAGCTGCTCGCCGCCGTGCGCGACCTCGGGTTTACTCACCCCTCCCCCATTCAGGAACGCGCAATTCCGGCTCTGCTTGAAGGCCGTAGCGTTTTGGGCGTCGCACAGACGGGCACGGGCAAGACCGCAGCATTCGGTCTCCCACTCCTCGCGGAGGTCCGCGCCTCGAGGAGCGCCACGCAAGGACTCGTTCTGGCACCGACCCGAGAGCTCGCGATGCAGGTGGCCGAGGCCATTCATTCATTTGCGACCAAGCTCGATGGCGTGAACGTCGTAAGCGTGTACGGCGGTGCTCCCTACGGGCCGCAGGAGCGCGCCCTCGCGCGCGGCGCCCACGTGATCGTCGGTACGCCCGGGCGCGTCATCGATCACCTCAAGCGCGGCAACATCGTGCTGGATCACCTCTCGACGCTCGTTCTCGACGAGGCCGACGAAATGCTTCGCATGGGCTTTGCCGAGGACGTTGACGAGATTCTCGGTTTCGCTCCACAAAAGAAGCGCATGGCGCTGTTCAGTGCAACGATGCCACCCGCAATCAAGCGCGTCGCCGAGGAGCACATGCCTGACGCCGTGAGCGTTGCCGTCGCCCGCCAGTCAACGACCGTGACGAGCGTCGAGCAGACGTACGCCGTGGTGCCATTCCGCCACAAGACCGGTGCTCTCACGCGCATCGTCGAGACGACCGACGCCGATGCGACGATCGTGTTCGTGCGCACGCGCAGCGCCGCCGAGGAAGTTGGAACGGCGCTCATTGCCCGAGGCATCGTCGCCGCAACCATCTCGGGTGACGTCCCCCAAAAGGAGCGTGAACGCATCGTCGAGCGTCTGCGCGACGGCTCTCTCACGGTGCTCGTCGCGACTGACGTCGCCGCGCGCGGTCTCGACGTTGAGCGTATCGGCCTCGTGGTGAACTTTGACATTCCCTCCGAACCCGAGGCCTACGTGCACCGTATTGGCCGCACCGGTCGCGCGGGTCGCACGGGTAAAGCCCTCACATTCGTGGCTCCCCACGAAAAGCGCAAGCTGCGCAATATCGAGCGCACGACCCGCCAGGAGCTCAAAGAAATTCAAATCCCCTCGCCCCTTGATGTCTCGCGTCACAAAATGAAGAAGGTTCTCGCGGAGGTTCCCGGGCGCCTCGAGAAGGGGCGCCTCAACCTCTACTTCGATCTTCTCAACGAGTTTTTGGCCGAGAACAACGTCTCGGTCGAGCAGGTTGCCGCGGCTCTCGGAGCGATGACGGTTGGCGACGACGGCCCTCGCGCACACGAAGACGACTTCACTGGCGCGAGCTTCCGCGACAAGGGTGAACGCGGGAAGGGCAAGGATCGGAACGAACGCCGCGACCGTGGGGAGAAGCGTCCCCGCCGTTCGAGCGCGGGATTTACGACCTACCGCATTGCGGTGGGCAAGAATCACGGGGTGCGGCCCCAGTCGATTGTGGGAGCCATTGCAGGTGAGGGCGGCCTCAACGGCCAGGATGTGGGGAAAATCGATCTTTTCCCGTCGTTCTCACTCGTAGAGCTTCGCGACGGCGTCGACGAGGCTGCTCTCGCGCGCATTGGTCGCGCCCGAGTGGGCGGCAAGCCCATGCGCATCCAGGTAGATCAGGGCCCCAAGAAGGGCGGCAAGTTCAAAGCTCGCAAGGGTAGGCACTTCGACGATCGCGGCGCAAAGAAGTCGAATCGCTGGTAG